CGTGGGCTCAGAGGCCACAGAGCGAGGCGGGGAGAGCTTGAAGTCACAGGGAGGTGTGTTAATTCTCCTTTAACCCCGACCATCCAGACCCCCCCAGTAAGTTTAACTGAAATTCTAATCCTAACGAAATACTTCTatacaaagaaaacaagctCGGACAGAGGATCTCTCACTCTGTACCTCGGGCGATTCATTCTCCACGCAGGAGATCTGCTCCAGCCGAGTCTGACAAAGACGCTCCACCCAGTGCTGCACCTTCTCAGACTCTTCCaggtcctctctctctgtctctgagaCCTGGTGCACAGCCGGCAGGCATCAGAGCCTCCTACACTTGTGCTCTCACATAGGTAATTAGCAATTAATGACTCCATCTTCAACCCTCCGCCCCTTCCCTACCTCCTGCACCAGCCTATTGATCTTGAGTTGCTTCTCCCGCTCGTGcatctcttctttctccttGGCGAGTTTCAGCTCAAACTCCATCTCCTTCTTGCTTTTTCGCTGCTCCTGCAGCGTGTCCGTTCTAgacactttcttcttcttcttcttcttttctcctttctgtGTTAACATCAGTTAGGAAATACAGCAGCAGGGGGACGGGCCGCAGCACTCCAAATACCAAAAATACTGGACATCACACTGATACTGACCATTAGAAAAACATCAAAGCAGTACAACTCTATGAAGGACCCTAAAACCCACACTGAACTCACACAGCTCACAGTACCTTGCGCATCGATGGCAGTTTCCCTTCATATCGATAAAACCAGCCGAACGCTGAAGATGGATATAAACATGTTGTTCTCATTAGTATGATTCAGCTTTTGATATAAGCCACAGCAAACGCACACCAGTGTATCCACacactttaaacacacaaaaaagtaaCAACACAGCACTCAGAAAAAAGGTTAAGTCAGATCTGAACGCAGAAATTCCTCCTTCACGTGCCAACGTTGTTGCCAGTAGTTCAAATTTGGTTGTCAAAGGAAATCTAGCACTAGACTGCAAACATTAGTTTCCATCTAAACCCTTATACAAGAGCTGTAACGATGCACAGATGGGGCCCCAGACTCACTTGtccgttctcctcctcctcctcctccgcgtcctCCGTCGTGAAGGAGCCGGCTTCATTAGCTTAAGGGAGAGGAAAGGGAGACAGGAAGCATGCAGAGAGTAAAGGGAGGCTCGGTGAGGAGCCGGCAGGAAAGTgaatgaagctggagctgaagagaGAGAACCCCATGCATCTTAAGGGGGGACGGTGTCAAAGCCGCTTACGGGAACTCTTGGCCTTGGGAGTCGGGGTGGTGTTGAGTTGAGGTGGGGACGTCGATGGGCTTGTGGGAGTGTGGGGACTCTTGGGGCTTTTGGGCCGGTCTTTTGCTCCCCAGTCCTCCTCCCAGTCTCTGTTGTGCTTTCTCTCCAAGGCTTCAATGctataaagaaaaaaaggtcATATTGTAGGTGTTGTATATATTTCCAAAATGCCAAGTTATGTATTACAGGCCAAATAAATAACTGAATActtctccatctcctgcttGTAACGCTCGTCTTCCTCCGCAGTCCTCTGAGCGATCTCCATCTTTCTCCTGTTAAACACACCAACATAAACCTCCGCTCATAAAACATGCACACGATCGACACAGGCCGACAGAGGAGGGCTCAGTTGCCAAAATGCAGAGAGAAGGACGCCTCCGAAAAAAGAAACAGGATTCTTAGAAAGCGCTGACATAATGTTCTGTAGGTTACGAGCCTTGTTATGGAAAGATAACCCTCTGTCAGACTGACTGCACTATTCCCAGGGCTGATTACAGGACCCAGTCGTACTTCAATCGCATCGCTGACAGATGTGCGAAGGCAGCAACGCTCTCTGAACAATCAGGAACACTGCACCTCAGTCTATAACAAGCTACAAAAAGCTAGGAATTTAGTCAGTCTGTCTGAAAATGTCAGGCAATCTACAACAAACAGTTGCTTCCAGGCACTTTGACAGTCTCCGTCCATTCATACACGTCACTCTCTGCCGCTCACtcactgtttctccttctcctgttgCTCCTTGACGATTTTGTTGGTCTCCATTGCCAGCCGCTTCTGGtgcatcagctcctgcctcTCCAGCTCCCTGCGGGCCTCCTCAGCCAGACGCTCCCCGTCTGTCATAAACAGGTCACTGCCCTGAGAGAGTGACAACAGACAGAGATGTCGATCATGGAAAAGCAGAGTACAGTCAGGGTCCCTCCAGCCTCAAGGCTTCGGAGACAGGCGGACAAGTCCAAACCAATAGGACATAATTGCTCTATACACATGGAGTAACGCTAAGCAGAAAATATTAGTAGTACGAATAAATTATATCCATATGGAAGGTGAGAGGATATGAGCTTTGGTTGAAGTCAACTTTGGGAGCAGAGGCAACAAATTTTAGAGTGGAGATCCTGAATATGTggtatagacacacacacacacacacactcggcaTAAATAAACGCATCAGACAGGCATCAGAGGACACAGTAAATAACGCTGGACTGCCTGTCGTGGCTACGCAGTCATCGCAAATGAGTCTGGAGGTAAACAACGTGCCCAGTGTCCTGACTGATGATAACTGTTGCTGAGGCAGACGCTGGGCTGTGATGTCTTAGAAAACAGAAGGGACATTAATCTGGCGGTGCAGGAAAGCAGACGTTTGGGTGTGCACattcaaaataaatatgcagGCGTGGGCTGTGTGACGCAATTTTGTTTTACCATTACAACTTCATATAAAAGGTCATtcaagtgtaaaaaaaaacaaagcaatacATCACTTTATGCAAAATGATGTGTCCCAACTGAGCTACagattgttttaataataaatagattATTAATTATAAACCTCAATTTACTTACAGCTCCAGTCAGAACAGTAATAGTCAGACTTCTGCTGCTCTTCAGGACCTTCACAGCCTGGAAGTATAAAATTACAGTAGGTGAAGAATCTACTAATAGTTTCATGACTTGTATTACATTATTTGCTATGTTATGTGTCAGTGGCTGAAACGatcaaaaaaaaatcaaactacAAACTACAAACTCCAGCTGCTGTTACCATAAATGGTACCATAATTTTTAATCAAACGTCACCTCCTTGTGGTCCACGTTGGTGAAATCCACCCCATTCACCTCCACAATCTGGTCTCCAAcctacattttttaaataaaaaaatgaaggtATTTCACAGGAGCAACACAAATAGGCTTAAGGGTTTCATTGATGTGTTTTTTAACAATCACCTCGAGTCCAACTTCGGCAGAAAGAGAGCCTGGCTTGACATTGCTGATGTAGATGCCAGGTTTCTGGGTGGGACCACTAGAGATGCTGATTCCCATTCCCTTCGTGCCCACAAGGCTGAGGAAAACCTTCTTTTCCTTGATCTCCTTCCCTCCCATCGATGCCAAGCCCGCAACACTGCTCCTTTTCTCCTAAACACAAGGAAAAGAAATTTGAATGTGGCGATTTGATACACGTGTTTGACGCACATTTGGAAAACAGGACGTCCAATACCCCAGACTCAGACACAAACTGATCGACGAACTGCCACTTGAggggttcatctgatgagctgaaagaagaagagaacGAAACGtgaacacactgacaaactaaCAAATGAATGCTGTTCCAT
The genomic region above belongs to Betta splendens chromosome 6, fBetSpl5.4, whole genome shotgun sequence and contains:
- the ush1c gene encoding harmonin isoform X2; the protein is MERKVAREFRHKVELLIENEAEKDYLYDVLRLYHQSMELTVLVGDLKLVINEPKRLPLFDAIRPLIPLKHQVEYDLLTPKRSRKLKEVRLDRMHRDGLGLSVRGGLEFGCGLYISQIVKDGQAGNVGLQVGDEIVRINGYSISSCIHEEIISLIKTKKIVSLKVRHVGMIPVKSSSDEPLKWQFVDQFVSESGEKRSSVAGLASMGGKEIKEKKVFLSLVGTKGMGISISSGPTQKPGIYISNVKPGSLSAEVGLEVGDQIVEVNGVDFTNVDHKEAVKVLKSSRSLTITVLTGAGSDLFMTDGERLAEEARRELERQELMHQKRLAMETNKIVKEQQEKEKQRKMEIAQRTAEEDERYKQEMENIEALERKHNRDWEEDWGAKDRPKSPKSPHTPTSPSTSPPQLNTTPTPKAKSSPNEAGSFTTEDAEEEEEENGQRSAGFIDMKGNCHRCARKEKRRRRRRKCLERTRCRSSEKARRRWSLS